A portion of the Candidatus Limnocylindrales bacterium genome contains these proteins:
- a CDS encoding STAS domain-containing protein: protein MLRITRLDGHKKATVLRLEGRLTHGDLIELRAILAACLAANRRVVIDLAGIGFLDKPGAAALVAAERDDVELIGASPFVRELLQEVAS from the coding sequence ATGCTCAGAATCACACGACTGGACGGACATAAGAAGGCCACGGTTCTCCGACTCGAGGGACGGCTGACGCACGGCGATCTGATCGAGCTGCGGGCGATCCTTGCGGCCTGTCTCGCCGCGAACCGCCGCGTCGTCATCGACCTTGCGGGAATCGGATTTCTCGACAAGCCGGGCGCCGCCGCGCTGGTCGCCGCCGAGCGCGACGACGTCGAGCTGATCGGCGCGTCGCCGTTCGTCCGGGAGCTTCTCCAGGAGGTCGCGTCATGA
- a CDS encoding glycosyltransferase: MKKMRNLHAAASSQRVSSATSLHQRPAPRLSGRGAGSLQGLKVLSFGWELAPILSGGLGVACAGLGRALVEEGVELTFVLPKLPRPISPKGIRVRNARDVPVDVAPERRIAPESTSAGAAAPDCAIRFETVLAPYQTHASYRNALGGSRLAGGGSAGSAGSADAARGNEAADASLYGGDLLAEVDRMAEAARSIAADTAHDLIHCHDWMTFAAGVAAREVSGKPLVVHVHSTESDRSGGSGGNAAIRAYEQAGLVAADRIVAVSDFTRRKILEQYPGVDSAKLRVVHNGIEQAGQADVECPPLGERHPVVLFLGRLTAQKGPEWFLRAAELVHRLRPDTQFVVAGGGEMLPWMIERAADLGLAASFFFTGFLSGDDIVRAYEMADVFVMPSVSEPFGLVPVEAMLRGTPAIVSRQSGVSEVIRHCLKVDFWDTADLADKIIGVIDHRPLAESLSSGGRREASRMDWQGPARRLLAIFSEVLAEPRVLPTGAIR; this comes from the coding sequence ATGAAGAAGATGCGTAACCTCCACGCCGCCGCGTCATCACAGCGCGTGTCCTCTGCGACCTCCCTCCACCAAAGGCCGGCGCCGCGACTGTCTGGTCGCGGCGCCGGCTCCCTCCAGGGCCTCAAGGTGCTGAGCTTCGGCTGGGAGCTGGCTCCGATTCTTTCCGGCGGGCTCGGTGTGGCGTGCGCAGGCCTCGGCCGTGCACTGGTCGAAGAAGGCGTCGAGCTGACGTTCGTTCTTCCGAAACTTCCGCGTCCGATTTCTCCGAAAGGAATCCGCGTAAGGAATGCGCGCGACGTGCCGGTCGACGTTGCTCCGGAACGGCGGATCGCGCCCGAGAGCACGTCCGCCGGCGCAGCGGCTCCCGACTGCGCGATCCGGTTCGAGACGGTGCTTGCGCCGTACCAGACGCACGCGTCGTACCGCAACGCGCTCGGCGGCTCGCGGCTTGCGGGCGGCGGCAGCGCCGGCAGCGCCGGCAGCGCCGACGCCGCGCGCGGCAACGAAGCCGCGGACGCGTCACTTTACGGCGGCGATCTTCTCGCCGAAGTCGATCGCATGGCCGAAGCCGCCCGCAGCATCGCGGCCGATACGGCTCACGATCTCATCCACTGCCACGACTGGATGACGTTCGCAGCCGGCGTTGCGGCGCGCGAAGTCTCCGGAAAGCCGCTCGTCGTGCACGTGCATTCGACCGAAAGCGACCGCAGCGGCGGCTCCGGCGGCAATGCGGCAATTCGCGCGTACGAGCAGGCGGGCCTCGTCGCGGCCGATCGCATCGTCGCGGTCAGTGATTTCACGCGCCGAAAAATCCTCGAGCAGTATCCCGGCGTCGACAGCGCGAAGCTTCGCGTCGTGCACAACGGCATCGAGCAGGCGGGCCAGGCTGATGTCGAATGCCCGCCGCTCGGTGAGCGCCATCCGGTCGTGCTGTTTCTCGGACGGCTTACTGCGCAGAAGGGCCCGGAGTGGTTCCTGCGCGCCGCCGAGCTGGTCCACCGGCTGCGGCCCGATACGCAGTTCGTCGTCGCCGGAGGCGGCGAGATGCTTCCGTGGATGATCGAGCGCGCGGCCGACCTCGGCCTGGCCGCGAGCTTCTTCTTTACCGGCTTTCTCAGCGGCGACGACATCGTGCGCGCGTACGAGATGGCCGACGTGTTCGTGATGCCGAGCGTCAGCGAGCCGTTCGGCCTGGTTCCCGTCGAAGCGATGCTGCGCGGAACCCCGGCGATCGTCAGCCGCCAGTCCGGCGTCAGCGAAGTGATCCGTCACTGCCTGAAGGTCGACTTCTGGGACACGGCCGATCTGGCCGACAAGATCATTGGCGTCATCGACCACCGGCCGCTGGCCGAATCTCTTTCCAGCGGCGGGCGGCGCGAGGCTTCGCGCATGGACTGGCAAGGGCCCGCCCGCCGCCTTCTCGCAATTTTTTCCGAAGTGCTCGCCGAGCCGCGCGTGCTTCCCACTGGAGCAATCCGATGA
- a CDS encoding sigma-70 family RNA polymerase sigma factor: MNASALLLVEELAPPVRIDDDDSLLVARMQAGDESAYEELVRANGGRMLSTARRMVRREEDAHDVVQEAFLHAFRSVATFEGRSRLSTWLHRIVINVSLMKLRSRKRKPEVSIEDQTPRFHADGSRIVEAHDYVDLSPADALERERLRVLMRRCMDRLPESYRVVLMLRDIEDLTTEETAAMLGIKTVAVKVRLHRARQALKTLVQKEMMDGAGAC; the protein is encoded by the coding sequence ATGAACGCATCCGCACTTTTACTGGTCGAGGAGCTCGCTCCTCCCGTTCGCATCGACGACGACGACAGCCTGCTCGTCGCGCGCATGCAGGCCGGTGACGAAAGCGCCTATGAAGAGCTCGTGCGCGCGAACGGCGGCCGTATGCTCTCGACCGCGCGCCGCATGGTACGGCGCGAGGAAGACGCGCACGACGTCGTGCAGGAAGCCTTCCTTCACGCGTTCCGTTCCGTCGCGACGTTCGAGGGAAGATCGCGGCTTTCGACGTGGCTGCACCGCATCGTGATCAACGTGTCGCTGATGAAGCTGCGCAGCCGCAAGCGCAAGCCCGAAGTTTCGATCGAAGACCAGACGCCGCGCTTCCATGCCGACGGAAGCCGCATCGTCGAGGCTCACGATTACGTCGATCTGTCACCTGCCGATGCGCTCGAACGCGAACGGCTGCGCGTGCTGATGCGGCGCTGCATGGACCGGCTTCCCGAATCCTACCGCGTGGTCCTGATGCTTCGCGACATCGAGGATCTGACCACGGAAGAGACCGCCGCGATGCTCGGAATCAAGACCGTTGCCGTCAAGGTTCGGCTTCATCGTGCACGGCAGGCGCTGAAGACCCTCGTGCAGAAGGAGATGATGGACGGAGCAGGCGCGTGCTGA
- a CDS encoding FAD-dependent oxidoreductase: MTETSRKRIVILGGGFAGVYTARRLEKKLKRLGARAGEYEVVLVNRDNYFVFQPMLPEVISGSIGILDTVSPLRRLLPRTTIVVREVEDIDLATRTIRTSPGVHPHPSEIRFDHLVLALGTVTDFRGLRGLPEHAMPFKNLADALALRNHVIGALEEAAVEHEEELRRQLLTFVVAGGGFSGVEVAAELNDFVREVARSYSSIDPGDIRVVLLHSQDRILPEVSPKLALFAQKILAARGVEIRLNTRLEAASAEAALLAGGERIATRTLVSSVPSSPHPLIQALSLAKAPNGRVIVTPRLAVDGADRIWALGDCALVPNPDGATFAPPTAQHAIRQATVVADNIAASIAGTKQRSFSFAGLGKMGSLGHRTAVADVFGFQVSGFLAWWLWRTIYLAKLPGWARRIKVATSWTLDLFLQPDLVQLRAGATSGLRHEHYEPGQAVFHQGDVGDSIFVIVDGAAEVLREESATSTRVACLGAGEVFGEMALLGRSVRNATVRCLEPMTILRLPKRDFRLLDASLPALRRSFEDVAAARG, encoded by the coding sequence ATGACGGAAACATCGCGCAAGCGCATCGTGATCCTCGGCGGCGGATTCGCCGGCGTCTACACGGCCCGCCGCCTCGAAAAGAAACTGAAGCGCCTCGGCGCCCGCGCCGGCGAGTACGAGGTCGTGCTCGTCAACCGCGACAATTACTTCGTATTCCAGCCGATGCTGCCGGAAGTAATCTCGGGAAGCATCGGGATTCTCGACACGGTCAGCCCGCTGCGGCGGCTGCTGCCGCGAACGACGATCGTCGTGCGCGAAGTCGAGGACATCGACCTCGCGACAAGGACGATCCGCACGAGCCCCGGCGTGCATCCGCATCCGAGCGAGATCCGGTTCGATCACCTCGTGCTCGCGCTCGGCACGGTCACCGATTTCCGCGGCCTGCGCGGCCTGCCCGAGCACGCCATGCCGTTCAAGAACCTCGCTGACGCCCTTGCGCTGCGCAATCACGTGATCGGCGCGCTCGAAGAAGCCGCCGTCGAGCATGAGGAAGAGCTGCGCCGCCAACTCCTCACGTTCGTGGTCGCCGGCGGAGGATTTTCCGGCGTCGAGGTTGCGGCCGAGCTCAACGACTTCGTGCGCGAGGTGGCGCGCAGCTACTCGTCGATCGATCCGGGCGACATCCGCGTGGTGCTGCTGCATTCGCAGGACCGCATCCTGCCCGAGGTGTCGCCGAAGCTCGCGCTGTTCGCGCAGAAAATCCTTGCTGCCCGCGGCGTCGAGATCCGCCTGAACACGCGGCTCGAGGCAGCCAGCGCCGAAGCTGCGCTGCTTGCCGGCGGTGAGCGCATAGCAACGCGTACGCTCGTCTCGTCGGTACCGAGCTCGCCGCATCCGCTGATCCAGGCGCTGTCGCTTGCGAAAGCGCCGAACGGGCGCGTGATCGTCACGCCGCGCCTTGCGGTCGACGGAGCCGACAGGATCTGGGCGCTCGGTGACTGCGCGCTCGTGCCGAACCCGGACGGCGCCACGTTCGCACCGCCGACCGCGCAGCACGCGATCCGTCAGGCGACCGTCGTGGCCGACAACATCGCGGCATCGATCGCCGGCACAAAGCAGCGCAGCTTTTCGTTCGCCGGACTCGGCAAGATGGGATCGCTCGGGCACCGCACGGCCGTTGCCGACGTGTTCGGCTTTCAGGTCTCCGGATTTCTCGCGTGGTGGCTATGGCGGACGATTTATCTCGCCAAGCTTCCGGGCTGGGCTCGCCGCATCAAGGTCGCCACGTCATGGACGCTCGACCTTTTCCTCCAACCCGACCTCGTGCAGCTGCGCGCCGGAGCGACAAGCGGTCTTCGCCACGAACATTACGAACCCGGTCAGGCGGTCTTTCACCAGGGAGACGTCGGCGACAGCATCTTCGTGATCGTCGACGGAGCGGCCGAAGTGTTGCGCGAAGAGTCGGCGACCAGCACGCGCGTCGCGTGCCTCGGGGCAGGCGAGGTCTTCGGCGAGATGGCCCTTCTCGGGCGAAGCGTGCGCAACGCGACCGTGCGATGCCTCGAACCGATGACAATCCTGCGCCTGCCGAAACGCGACTTCCGCCTGCTCGACGCATCACTGCCGGCGCTCAGGCGAAGCTTCGAGGACGTGGCTGCGGCGAGGGGCTGA
- a CDS encoding glycoside hydrolase family 57 protein, whose protein sequence is MNKLCAYFQIHQPHRLRRMRVFDIGARLSCDGRAERVADMPGDAVSTDHWFDDDLDHRVLARVVERCYRPATRTLLLHARRYGPQFRVAFGVTSTVLAQLERHAPDVLDNLGELVASGSAEVLGETSHHSLAWLVDVDEFAAQVEEHRDAVRRRFGVTPAVFRNTEMLFDDGLAAWLAGRGYRAVLAEGADRLLGGRSATSIYKAAPAARLRVLLRHYRLSDDVGFRIDHADGGRPLAAATWVQWVAAAGGQSVNVFLDFETFGEHQGTASMKLLEELPDALAAAGVAMHLPSEAAALAADDSISARGIVSWADESRDESAWLGNSMQRSATARLYALLPAVRETGDRRVLEAWRRLATSDHAYYMSTKGFGDGEVHAHFRPYESPYEAHLNFMNVLADLKLRLTGKRGQVHLKKLNEFVPQKFAASSPP, encoded by the coding sequence ATGAACAAGCTCTGCGCATATTTCCAGATTCACCAGCCGCACCGCCTGCGCCGCATGCGCGTGTTCGATATCGGCGCGCGGCTGTCGTGCGATGGCCGAGCGGAGCGGGTTGCGGACATGCCCGGCGATGCGGTGTCGACAGACCACTGGTTCGACGACGATCTCGACCATCGCGTGCTCGCGCGCGTCGTCGAACGATGCTACCGCCCCGCGACGCGAACGCTGCTGTTGCACGCGCGCCGCTACGGCCCGCAGTTCCGCGTGGCGTTCGGCGTGACGTCGACGGTGCTTGCGCAGCTCGAGCGCCACGCGCCCGACGTGCTCGACAACCTCGGCGAGCTCGTCGCATCGGGCTCCGCGGAAGTTCTCGGCGAAACGTCGCATCACTCGCTCGCATGGCTCGTCGACGTGGACGAGTTCGCGGCGCAGGTCGAAGAGCACCGCGATGCCGTCCGTCGCCGCTTCGGCGTCACGCCGGCGGTGTTCCGCAACACCGAGATGCTGTTCGACGACGGGCTCGCGGCTTGGCTCGCCGGCCGCGGCTATCGCGCGGTGCTCGCCGAAGGCGCCGATCGCCTGCTCGGCGGCCGCTCCGCCACCAGCATCTACAAGGCGGCCCCGGCGGCGCGGCTTCGCGTGCTGCTTCGCCATTACCGGCTGAGCGACGACGTCGGTTTCCGCATCGATCACGCCGACGGCGGCCGTCCGCTTGCCGCTGCGACGTGGGTGCAGTGGGTCGCCGCCGCCGGCGGCCAGAGCGTCAACGTGTTTCTCGATTTCGAAACGTTCGGCGAGCACCAGGGCACGGCTTCGATGAAGCTGCTCGAGGAGCTGCCCGATGCGCTCGCCGCTGCCGGCGTCGCGATGCATCTGCCGAGCGAGGCCGCGGCGCTTGCGGCCGACGACAGCATCTCGGCGCGCGGGATTGTTTCGTGGGCGGACGAATCACGCGACGAGAGCGCGTGGCTCGGCAACTCGATGCAGCGTTCGGCGACGGCGCGGCTGTACGCGCTGCTGCCGGCCGTGCGCGAGACCGGCGACCGGCGTGTGCTCGAAGCATGGCGGCGCCTCGCGACCAGCGATCACGCCTACTACATGTCGACCAAGGGCTTCGGCGACGGCGAAGTGCACGCGCACTTCCGCCCGTACGAAAGCCCCTACGAAGCCCACCTCAACTTCATGAACGTCCTCGCCGACCTGAAGCTGCGCCTGACCGGAAAAAGGGGACAGGTACATTTAAAAAAGCTCAACGAATTCGTGCCGCAGAAATTCGCGGCGAGCAGCCCGCCGTGA
- a CDS encoding glucose 1-dehydrogenase produces MKAITVSPATRSISLQNVAEPALRLEPGHVRVRILDVGVCGTDREICCFDYGQPPTGSEHLVIGHESLGEILEIAPDVTRVKVGDLVVPTVRRPCPHDECTACGSSRQDFCYTGDFVERGIKQAHGYMTEIIVDHERYMNVVPKKLRDVGVLVEPLTIAEKALEQIWQVQQRLPWACPVLSDRSDRSGRNNGSCHRAVVLGAGPVGLLGAMALATAGFDTFVYSREHHGSAKARLVECFGGHYISASDTAVKDLPRAVGSIDVVYEAAGASGVAFDAMSVLGTNGIFVFTGVPGRKGPIPVDTDILMRNLVLKNQVVFGTVNASRGTFEDAIRDLGIFVQRWPDAVRSLITGRYPMEAHHDLLLGQATGIKNVINFER; encoded by the coding sequence ATGAAAGCCATTACCGTCTCGCCCGCAACCCGATCCATTTCCCTCCAGAACGTTGCCGAACCGGCGCTGCGCCTCGAGCCGGGGCACGTCCGCGTGCGGATTCTCGACGTCGGAGTCTGCGGCACCGACCGCGAGATCTGCTGCTTCGACTACGGGCAGCCGCCAACGGGCTCGGAGCATCTCGTGATCGGCCACGAGTCGCTCGGCGAAATCCTCGAGATCGCGCCCGACGTGACGCGCGTGAAGGTCGGCGATCTGGTCGTACCGACCGTGCGCCGGCCTTGTCCGCACGACGAATGCACCGCGTGCGGGAGCTCGCGCCAGGACTTCTGCTACACGGGCGACTTCGTCGAGCGCGGCATCAAGCAGGCGCACGGCTACATGACCGAGATCATCGTCGACCACGAGCGCTACATGAACGTGGTGCCGAAAAAGCTTCGCGACGTCGGCGTGCTGGTCGAGCCGCTGACCATCGCCGAGAAAGCGCTCGAGCAGATCTGGCAGGTCCAGCAGCGTCTTCCGTGGGCGTGCCCGGTCCTTTCCGACAGGTCCGACAGGTCCGGCAGGAACAACGGAAGCTGCCACCGCGCGGTCGTGCTCGGCGCCGGACCGGTGGGACTCCTCGGTGCGATGGCTCTCGCGACCGCCGGCTTCGATACGTTCGTCTACTCGCGCGAGCACCACGGCTCGGCCAAAGCGAGGCTCGTCGAATGCTTCGGCGGCCACTACATCTCCGCGTCCGATACGGCGGTCAAAGACCTTCCGCGCGCAGTCGGCAGCATCGACGTCGTCTATGAAGCGGCCGGTGCGTCCGGCGTCGCGTTCGACGCGATGAGCGTGCTCGGCACCAATGGAATCTTCGTGTTTACGGGGGTCCCGGGGCGCAAGGGGCCGATTCCGGTGGACACGGACATCCTGATGCGAAACCTCGTGCTGAAGAATCAGGTGGTCTTCGGAACCGTGAACGCCAGCCGCGGGACGTTCGAGGATGCGATCCGAGACTTGGGGATCTTCGTGCAACGCTGGCCAGATGCCGTCCGATCGCTCATCACCGGTCGCTACCCGATGGAAGCGCACCACGATCTTCTGCTGGGCCAAGCAACGGGCATTAAGAACGTCATCAACTTTGAACGATAA
- a CDS encoding zf-HC2 domain-containing protein has protein sequence MEQDITCQWLIGVLADYLAGELGAADESRCRLHLDACADCARYLEDYQATIRLIRDALRD, from the coding sequence GTGGAACAAGACATCACCTGCCAGTGGCTGATTGGCGTGCTCGCGGATTATCTCGCCGGCGAGCTCGGCGCCGCCGATGAAAGCCGGTGCCGCCTGCACCTCGACGCATGCGCCGACTGCGCCCGCTATCTCGAAGACTACCAGGCCACGATCCGCCTCATCCGCGACGCCCTGCGCGACTGA
- a CDS encoding sigma 54-interacting transcriptional regulator: MKDRGPAEKSAPGDNSATGDNSAAVTKAGTAGSFAGLGEAEVLRLILEGTSRSTGEEFLQSLVRSLAAAIDVQFAFVAEFAESPSRVRTLAFYGDGRFLENSSWELPGTPCEDVVRGNLCHHASNVYRLFPRDLPLVERHIESYLGVPLSDAGGKTIGHLAVFDRRTMPLEAIQLQMFRIFASRAAAELERIGIERKLRNSEKQFRDLFEEAPIAYVYEDTDTRFLSANRAFMELLGLAPGDVPGTYGMSLVAPEQDNQDRVQESLASEQKGRERAAIEIELRRKDNGRPVYVQRWSKPEPDGKHTRTMIVDITARVLAEREKARLLAQNAYLREEIRAEHDFETIVGSSDAIRRVLQQVERVAPTDSTVLILGETGTGKELIARAVHDLSARKDRPLIKVNAGALPAGLVESELFGHEKGAFTGASERRIGRFALADKGTLFLDELGETPLDVQVKLLRVLQEREFEAVGSTRTQRVDVRFVAATNRDLEAAVAEGKFRSDLYFRVNVFVLRVPPLRERREDISLLVHYFMSRYSARLGRKFTHVDPATLARLRDYPWPGNIRELENVVERGMIVSDGPVLEIEESLLSFKSPPREGGAAHVPPSAARPSRDEPEGLTLGELERKRIQESLERCGWVIEGPAGAATMLGLHPNTLRSRLKRLGIVRQR; encoded by the coding sequence ATGAAAGACCGAGGCCCTGCCGAAAAGAGCGCGCCTGGCGACAACAGCGCAACGGGTGACAACAGCGCAGCGGTTACGAAGGCCGGCACGGCCGGTTCGTTCGCAGGCCTTGGCGAGGCCGAAGTTCTCCGCCTCATCCTCGAGGGCACGTCGCGCAGCACCGGCGAGGAGTTCCTGCAGTCGCTGGTGCGCTCGCTTGCGGCAGCCATCGACGTGCAGTTCGCGTTCGTTGCCGAGTTCGCCGAATCGCCGTCGCGCGTACGGACGCTGGCGTTCTACGGCGACGGCCGCTTCCTCGAGAACTCGTCGTGGGAGCTTCCGGGAACTCCGTGCGAGGACGTCGTGCGCGGAAATCTCTGCCATCACGCGAGCAACGTCTACCGGCTGTTTCCGCGCGACCTGCCGCTCGTCGAGCGCCATATCGAAAGTTATCTCGGAGTTCCGCTCAGTGACGCCGGCGGAAAGACGATCGGGCACCTCGCGGTCTTCGATCGCCGCACGATGCCGCTCGAAGCGATCCAGCTCCAGATGTTCCGCATCTTCGCGTCCCGCGCCGCCGCCGAGCTCGAGCGCATCGGCATCGAAAGGAAGCTCCGCAACTCGGAGAAACAGTTCCGCGACCTGTTCGAGGAAGCTCCGATCGCCTACGTGTACGAAGACACCGACACGCGCTTTCTCAGCGCCAACCGCGCGTTCATGGAGCTGCTCGGGCTGGCTCCGGGCGACGTGCCCGGCACGTACGGCATGTCACTCGTCGCGCCCGAGCAGGACAACCAGGACCGCGTCCAGGAGTCGCTTGCGTCCGAGCAGAAGGGCCGCGAGCGCGCCGCGATCGAAATCGAGCTTCGCCGCAAGGACAACGGCCGCCCGGTCTACGTGCAGCGCTGGTCGAAGCCCGAGCCCGACGGAAAGCACACCCGCACGATGATCGTCGACATCACCGCACGCGTGCTGGCCGAGCGCGAGAAGGCGCGACTGCTCGCGCAGAACGCGTATCTGCGCGAGGAGATTCGCGCCGAGCACGACTTCGAAACCATCGTCGGCTCTTCGGACGCGATCCGGCGCGTGCTGCAGCAGGTCGAGCGCGTGGCGCCGACCGATTCGACGGTGCTCATTCTCGGTGAGACCGGTACGGGCAAGGAGCTGATCGCGCGCGCGGTGCACGATCTGTCGGCGCGCAAGGATCGCCCGCTCATCAAGGTCAACGCCGGTGCGCTGCCGGCGGGGCTCGTCGAGAGCGAGCTTTTCGGCCACGAGAAGGGAGCATTCACCGGAGCCTCCGAACGGCGCATCGGACGCTTTGCGCTCGCCGACAAGGGGACATTGTTCCTCGACGAGCTCGGCGAGACGCCGCTGGACGTGCAGGTCAAGCTCCTGCGCGTGCTGCAGGAGCGCGAGTTCGAAGCCGTCGGCTCGACGCGCACGCAGCGCGTCGACGTGCGCTTCGTCGCCGCCACCAACCGCGACCTCGAAGCCGCAGTGGCCGAAGGGAAGTTTCGCTCCGATCTCTATTTCCGTGTCAACGTGTTCGTGCTGCGCGTGCCGCCGCTTCGCGAACGGCGCGAGGACATCTCGCTGCTCGTGCACTACTTCATGTCGCGCTACAGCGCGCGTCTCGGGCGCAAGTTCACGCACGTCGATCCGGCCACGCTCGCAAGGCTCCGCGACTATCCATGGCCGGGAAACATCCGCGAGCTCGAGAACGTCGTGGAGCGCGGGATGATCGTCTCCGACGGGCCGGTGCTCGAGATCGAGGAAAGCCTGCTGTCGTTCAAGTCGCCGCCGCGAGAGGGCGGCGCGGCACATGTTCCGCCTTCCGCCGCTCGGCCGTCACGCGACGAACCGGAAGGGCTCACGCTCGGCGAGCTCGAGCGCAAGCGTATCCAGGAAAGCCTCGAGCGGTGCGGCTGGGTCATCGAGGGCCCGGCCGGCGCGGCGACGATGCTCGGCCTTCATCCGAATACGCTGCGAAGCCGCCTCAAACGTCTCGGCATCGTCCGCCAGCGCTGA
- a CDS encoding adenylate/guanylate cyclase domain-containing protein, which produces MAQSLSRFLRRLLPASDGLSPRVREAIARTEDANEILLGWVQLAVVTLLGALYLAAPKGFEAKDVAFEPVPWLLASYAPLVVARLVLAHRRRLGPVILTASVIIDISVLFLLIWSFHIQYCQPPAFYLKAPTFAYAFLFIALRSLRYDFRYLVLTGVTAAIGWMALVGYALGPGDAEITRSFVDYAMGYHVLIGAELDKVVSMAMVTGVLAVGTVRSRRLLAVAASEGQARRELTRFFSPAVATRIVTSADAIRPGEGEIREATALMIDLRGFTRLASTLPPDRVMSLLGDFQRRMVAVLFRHNGCVDKFLGDGILAHFGAATENAAHAADALRAVDDIVVAADEWSLAAAADGVPDLDIGAACASGEILFGAVGDSDRLEYTVIGNPVNLAAKLEKHTKAERVRALASSVTWELAVRSGYVPPADRQMLRAREVAGVSEPVDLVVLAERRSLAAAAA; this is translated from the coding sequence ATGGCGCAATCGCTCTCCCGTTTCCTCCGTCGGCTCCTGCCCGCATCCGACGGCCTCTCGCCCCGCGTCCGCGAAGCGATCGCCCGCACCGAAGACGCCAACGAAATCCTGCTCGGATGGGTCCAGCTGGCCGTCGTCACGCTGCTCGGCGCGCTCTACCTCGCGGCGCCGAAAGGCTTCGAAGCCAAGGACGTCGCGTTCGAGCCGGTGCCGTGGCTGCTCGCGTCGTACGCGCCGCTCGTCGTTGCGCGCCTCGTGCTCGCGCATCGCCGCCGGCTCGGCCCGGTGATCCTGACAGCATCGGTCATCATCGACATCAGCGTGCTGTTCCTGTTGATCTGGAGCTTTCACATCCAGTACTGCCAGCCCCCCGCGTTCTACCTGAAGGCGCCGACCTTCGCGTACGCATTCCTGTTCATCGCGCTGCGCAGCCTGCGCTACGACTTCCGCTACCTCGTGCTGACCGGCGTGACCGCCGCGATCGGCTGGATGGCACTGGTCGGCTACGCGCTCGGCCCCGGCGACGCCGAGATCACGCGAAGCTTCGTCGACTATGCGATGGGCTATCACGTGCTGATCGGCGCCGAGCTCGACAAGGTCGTCTCGATGGCGATGGTCACCGGCGTGCTCGCGGTCGGCACCGTGCGCTCGCGGCGACTGCTCGCCGTGGCCGCGAGCGAAGGCCAGGCACGCCGCGAGCTGACGCGCTTCTTCAGCCCCGCCGTCGCGACTCGCATCGTCACGTCGGCCGACGCGATCCGGCCGGGCGAAGGCGAGATCCGCGAAGCCACGGCGCTGATGATCGACCTGCGCGGCTTCACGCGCCTTGCATCCACGCTGCCGCCGGATCGCGTGATGTCGCTGCTCGGGGACTTCCAGCGCCGCATGGTCGCCGTGCTGTTCCGCCACAACGGCTGCGTCGACAAGTTCCTCGGCGACGGCATCCTCGCGCACTTCGGCGCCGCCACGGAAAACGCGGCGCACGCGGCCGATGCGCTGCGTGCGGTCGACGACATCGTCGTTGCCGCCGACGAGTGGAGCCTTGCTGCGGCGGCCGACGGCGTCCCAGACCTCGACATCGGCGCCGCGTGCGCGAGCGGCGAGATTCTCTTCGGCGCGGTCGGCGACTCGGACCGGCTCGAATACACGGTGATCGGAAATCCGGTGAACCTTGCCGCCAAGCTCGAAAAACATACCAAGGCCGAACGCGTGCGAGCGCTGGCCAGCAGCGTGACGTGGGAGCTGGCCGTACGGTCCGGCTACGTGCCACCCGCGGATCGACAGATGCTCCGCGCGCGCGAGGTCGCCGGCGTCTCCGAGCCGGTCGACCTCGTCGTGCTCGCCGAACGCCGGTCGCTGGCCGCTGCCGCGGCCTGA